In a single window of the Micromonospora sp. WMMD1155 genome:
- a CDS encoding carbon-nitrogen hydrolase family protein, whose amino-acid sequence MRVAVCQLNARDDRKANLAAAEVLLERAAAGGADLAVLPEYVDYLGPAAGLPEPEPVDGEVGSFFAGIARRLGIWVVAGSFHEAGPDPEHTWNTSLVFDRSGSLAASYRKIHLYDVEIPGRVSYLESATVAPGVQTVVVDVEGLRVGLSICYDLRFPELYRLLATDGGAHLLVVPAAFMMHTGRDHWEVLLRARAIENQCFVAAAGQTGDHEPGRTCFGRSMVVDPWGTVLTQLPDGPGVSVVDLDLDRLAAIRAELPSLANRRL is encoded by the coding sequence ATGCGTGTCGCCGTCTGCCAGCTGAACGCCCGGGACGACCGCAAGGCCAACCTGGCCGCCGCCGAGGTCCTGCTGGAACGCGCGGCGGCGGGTGGCGCGGACCTGGCCGTCCTACCGGAGTACGTCGACTACCTCGGTCCGGCCGCCGGGCTGCCCGAGCCGGAGCCGGTGGACGGTGAGGTCGGCAGCTTCTTCGCCGGGATCGCCCGGAGGCTCGGGATCTGGGTGGTGGCCGGCTCGTTCCACGAGGCCGGGCCGGACCCGGAGCACACCTGGAACACGTCGCTGGTCTTCGACCGCAGCGGCAGCCTCGCCGCGAGCTACCGAAAGATCCATCTGTACGACGTCGAGATCCCCGGTCGGGTCTCCTATCTGGAGTCCGCGACGGTCGCGCCCGGGGTCCAAACCGTCGTGGTGGACGTCGAGGGCCTGCGCGTCGGTCTGTCGATCTGCTACGACCTGCGCTTCCCGGAGCTGTACCGGTTGCTCGCCACCGACGGGGGAGCGCACCTGCTGGTGGTGCCGGCGGCATTCATGATGCACACCGGGCGGGACCACTGGGAGGTCCTGCTGCGGGCCCGGGCCATCGAGAACCAGTGCTTCGTCGCGGCGGCGGGCCAGACCGGCGACCACGAGCCAGGTCGTACCTGCTTCGGACGCAGCATGGTGGTCGACCCGTGGGGGACCGTCCTCACCCAGTTGCCGGACGGCCCAGGTGTGTCGGTCGTCGACCTGGACCTCGATCGCCTCGCCGCGATCCGGGCCGAGCTGCCCAGCCTGGCCAACCGCCGGCTGTAG
- a CDS encoding valine--tRNA ligase, protein MTERLDAHRPAAPTLAGQYQPGEVEQRRYEQWVAAGHFRASADSDKPPFTIVIPPPNVTGSLHMGHALDHTVQDALVRRKRMQGFEALWLPGMDHAGIATQNVVERQLAAQGLSRHDLGREKFVERVWQWKAESGGAILGQMRRLGDSVDWDRERFTMDEGLSRAVQTIFKKLYDDGLIYRANRIINWCPRCLTALSDIEVEHTDDDGELISIRYSDEVVVATTRAETMLGDTAVAVHPDDERYQHLIGTEVELPLTGRRIPIVADAHVDPSFGTGMVKVTPAHDPNDFEIGQRHDLPALTVMDERGVITVPGPFEGLDRFEARPAIVAALREQGRIVAEKRPYVHAVGHCSRCKTTVEPRLSLQWFVNTTPLAQAAGDAVRDGRVRIEPAELAKRYFAWVDNMHDWCISRQLWWGHRIPVWYGPAGEVVCVGPDEEPPTGDGWHQDEDVLDTWFSSGLWPFSTLGWPEQTPELAKFYPTSVLVTGYDILFFWVARMMMFGLYAMDGRPPFDVVALHGMVRDQFGKKMSKSFGNVVDPLDWIDRYGADATRFTLARGGNPGQDVPVSEEWCQGSRNFCNKLWNATRFALMNGAHTTGDLPPVEQLSTVDRWILSRLAHVTAEVDEQFEAYEFAKVCDLLYHFAWDDVCDWYVELSKPVLAEGGERAEVSRRVLGHVLDQLLRLLHPIIPFVTEELWLALTGGETVQTAAWPVADRALVDDAAEAELASVQRVVTEIRRFRSDQGLRPTQRVAARLDGLTGAGIAAHEPLIRSLVRLDPAGDDFQASATLAMPGAVGVALDTRGSIDLAAERARLTKDRAAAEKEVAQARAKLDNPAFVGKAPEPVVAKIRDRLATAEADLVRIDAALETLSS, encoded by the coding sequence GTGACCGAGAGACTGGATGCCCACCGCCCCGCCGCCCCGACCCTTGCCGGCCAGTACCAGCCGGGCGAGGTAGAGCAGCGACGGTACGAGCAGTGGGTAGCCGCCGGGCACTTCCGGGCCTCCGCGGACAGCGACAAGCCGCCCTTCACCATCGTCATCCCGCCGCCGAACGTCACCGGTTCGCTGCACATGGGCCACGCCCTGGACCACACCGTGCAGGACGCCCTGGTGCGGCGGAAGCGGATGCAGGGCTTCGAGGCGCTGTGGCTGCCGGGCATGGACCACGCCGGTATCGCCACCCAGAACGTCGTCGAGCGGCAGCTCGCCGCCCAGGGGCTGTCCCGACACGACCTGGGCCGGGAGAAGTTCGTCGAGCGGGTCTGGCAGTGGAAGGCCGAGTCCGGGGGTGCCATCCTGGGCCAGATGCGTCGCCTCGGCGACTCCGTGGACTGGGACCGCGAGCGCTTCACCATGGACGAGGGCCTGTCCCGGGCCGTCCAGACGATCTTCAAGAAGCTGTACGACGACGGCCTCATCTACCGGGCCAACCGGATCATCAACTGGTGTCCGCGCTGCCTCACCGCGCTCTCCGACATCGAGGTCGAGCACACCGACGACGACGGTGAGCTGATCTCCATCCGGTACAGCGACGAGGTCGTGGTGGCCACCACCCGGGCCGAGACGATGCTGGGTGACACGGCGGTGGCCGTGCACCCGGACGACGAGCGCTACCAGCACCTGATCGGCACCGAGGTCGAGCTGCCGCTGACCGGCCGCCGGATCCCGATCGTCGCCGACGCGCACGTCGACCCGTCCTTCGGCACGGGCATGGTCAAGGTGACGCCCGCGCACGACCCGAACGACTTCGAGATCGGCCAGCGTCACGACCTGCCCGCGCTGACCGTCATGGACGAGCGCGGTGTGATCACCGTGCCCGGGCCGTTCGAGGGGCTGGACCGGTTCGAGGCGCGTCCCGCGATCGTCGCGGCGCTGCGTGAGCAGGGCCGGATCGTCGCCGAGAAGCGCCCGTACGTGCACGCGGTCGGGCACTGCTCCCGCTGCAAGACGACTGTCGAGCCCCGGCTGTCGTTGCAGTGGTTCGTCAACACCACCCCGCTGGCACAGGCGGCGGGTGACGCGGTGCGCGACGGTCGGGTCCGCATCGAGCCGGCCGAGTTGGCCAAGCGCTACTTCGCCTGGGTCGACAACATGCACGACTGGTGCATCTCCCGTCAGCTCTGGTGGGGGCACCGCATCCCGGTCTGGTACGGCCCGGCCGGCGAGGTCGTCTGCGTCGGCCCCGACGAGGAGCCACCGACCGGCGACGGCTGGCACCAGGACGAGGACGTCCTGGACACCTGGTTCTCCAGCGGCCTGTGGCCGTTCTCCACCCTCGGCTGGCCCGAGCAGACCCCGGAACTGGCGAAGTTCTACCCGACCAGCGTGCTGGTCACCGGGTACGACATCCTGTTCTTCTGGGTCGCCCGGATGATGATGTTCGGCCTGTACGCGATGGACGGCCGTCCGCCGTTCGACGTGGTGGCGCTGCACGGCATGGTGCGTGACCAGTTCGGCAAGAAGATGTCGAAGTCGTTCGGCAACGTGGTCGACCCGCTGGACTGGATCGACAGGTACGGCGCCGACGCGACCCGGTTCACCCTGGCTCGGGGTGGTAACCCCGGTCAGGACGTCCCGGTCAGCGAGGAGTGGTGCCAGGGCTCGCGCAACTTCTGCAACAAGCTGTGGAACGCCACCCGGTTCGCGCTGATGAACGGCGCGCACACCACCGGCGACCTGCCGCCCGTCGAGCAGCTCTCCACCGTCGACCGGTGGATCCTGTCCCGGCTGGCGCATGTGACGGCCGAGGTGGACGAGCAGTTCGAGGCGTACGAGTTCGCCAAGGTGTGTGACCTGCTCTACCACTTCGCCTGGGACGACGTCTGCGACTGGTACGTGGAGCTGAGCAAGCCGGTGCTCGCCGAGGGTGGTGAGCGGGCGGAGGTCAGCCGTCGGGTGCTCGGGCACGTGCTCGACCAGCTGTTGCGGCTGCTGCACCCGATCATCCCGTTCGTCACCGAGGAGCTGTGGCTCGCGTTGACGGGCGGCGAGACGGTGCAGACCGCCGCTTGGCCGGTGGCCGACCGGGCGCTCGTCGACGATGCCGCCGAGGCCGAGCTGGCGAGCGTGCAGCGGGTGGTCACCGAGATCCGCCGGTTCCGTTCGGACCAGGGGCTGCGCCCGACGCAGCGGGTGGCCGCCCGCCTCGACGGGTTGACCGGGGCGGGCATCGCCGCCCACGAGCCTCTGATCCGTTCGCTGGTCCGGCTGGACCCGGCCGGGGACGACTTCCAGGCCAGCGCCACGTTGGCCATGCCCGGCGCGGTCGGTGTCGCGTTGGACACCCGGGGGTCGATCGACCTGGCCGCCGAGCGGGCCCGGCTCACGAAGGACCGTGCGGCCGCCGAGAAGGAGGTCGCGCAGGCCCGGGCGAAGCTCGACAACCCCGCCTTCGTCGGCAAGGCCCCTGAGCCGGTGGTCGCGAAGATCCGCGACCGGCTCGCCACCGCCGAGGCCGACCTGGTCCGGATCGACGCTGCTCTGGAGACACTGTCCTCGTGA
- a CDS encoding DMT family transporter, giving the protein MLPIVLATVSAVAFGIADFSGGKASRRADPIAVTVVSQLLSVPLLVVLVLAVPGAPTVADICWGLLAGVAGAGGVMLLYRALAGGMMAVVAPVTAITAAVVPIIAGLFTASFPGALALTGAGLAVLAIALVSLGEGGERRGVPARLVGLALAAGALFGVFFTLLGQADQSAGMWPVAAVRVSSIAVGLALAAGTGVRLRLGRRVLGWAAVAGLLDSAANGLFLAAAARGHLSIIAAITALYPASTVLLALGVDRERLRPIQVAGLGFAAGALVLASI; this is encoded by the coding sequence ATGCTCCCCATTGTCCTGGCAACCGTGTCCGCCGTCGCCTTCGGCATCGCCGACTTCTCCGGCGGAAAGGCGTCCCGTCGCGCCGACCCGATCGCCGTGACCGTCGTCTCCCAACTCCTCAGCGTCCCGCTGCTCGTCGTCCTGGTGCTGGCGGTGCCGGGCGCCCCGACCGTCGCGGACATCTGCTGGGGTCTGCTCGCCGGGGTGGCGGGCGCCGGCGGGGTCATGCTGCTCTACCGGGCCCTCGCCGGCGGGATGATGGCCGTCGTGGCACCCGTCACCGCGATCACCGCCGCAGTGGTGCCGATCATCGCCGGCCTGTTCACCGCGTCCTTCCCAGGTGCCCTGGCACTCACCGGCGCCGGTCTCGCGGTGCTCGCGATCGCACTGGTCAGCCTGGGGGAGGGCGGCGAACGACGGGGCGTCCCGGCCCGGCTCGTCGGGCTGGCTCTCGCCGCCGGAGCGCTCTTCGGTGTCTTCTTCACCCTCCTCGGCCAGGCCGACCAGAGCGCCGGGATGTGGCCGGTGGCGGCGGTGCGGGTCAGCTCGATCGCGGTCGGCCTCGCACTGGCCGCCGGCACCGGCGTGCGGTTGCGACTCGGACGGCGGGTGCTGGGCTGGGCGGCTGTCGCCGGTCTCCTCGACAGCGCCGCCAACGGGCTCTTCCTGGCCGCCGCCGCCCGTGGTCACCTGAGCATCATCGCGGCGATCACGGCGCTCTATCCGGCCAGCACCGTGCTGCTGGCGTTGGGCGTCGACCGGGAACGGCTGCGCCCGATCCAGGTCGCCGGGCTCGGGTTCGCCGCCGGGGCTCTGGTGTTGGCCAGCATCTGA
- a CDS encoding DUF4233 domain-containing protein: protein MTGPQRDPHATDDPSGSAGEGPPADQPVGEPGQPRRSGLRNPEAAVRGLGAGTLALEALVLLLAIQPVRVVGGDLSGAAIGVVVALAVAAVVLAGMMRRSWAWNAGTVLQGLLILGGLLHWSLFGLGVIFALVWAYALHVRRVILG, encoded by the coding sequence ATGACCGGCCCGCAGCGGGATCCGCACGCCACCGACGACCCGTCCGGGTCGGCGGGCGAGGGGCCACCGGCCGACCAGCCGGTGGGGGAGCCCGGGCAGCCGCGGCGGTCCGGGTTGCGCAACCCGGAGGCGGCGGTACGCGGCCTGGGCGCGGGGACGCTCGCCCTGGAGGCGCTGGTGCTGTTGCTGGCGATCCAGCCGGTACGGGTGGTCGGCGGTGACCTGAGCGGCGCCGCGATCGGTGTGGTGGTGGCGTTGGCGGTGGCCGCCGTCGTGCTCGCCGGCATGATGCGCCGGTCGTGGGCCTGGAACGCCGGCACCGTACTCCAGGGTCTGCTGATCCTTGGTGGTCTGCTGCACTGGTCGCTGTTCGGGCTGGGCGTCATCTTCGCCCTGGTGTGGGCGTACGCGCTGCACGTGCGTCGGGTCATCCTCGGCTGA
- a CDS encoding carboxymuconolactone decarboxylase family protein, producing MQRMNTPEVMPEGYRAVLGLEKYVQTNVDHTVLELVKLRASMINGCAFCVDLHSRDALGSGESSRRLFAVAAWREAPFFDERERTALALTDAVTRLGDHGVPDDVWEAAAKVWSEKELADLVLAIATINVWNRLAVTMRTEPPAQV from the coding sequence ATGCAGCGGATGAACACGCCCGAGGTCATGCCGGAGGGATACCGGGCCGTCCTGGGCCTGGAGAAGTACGTCCAGACGAACGTCGACCACACGGTGCTGGAGCTGGTGAAGCTCCGGGCGTCGATGATCAACGGTTGCGCGTTCTGCGTGGACCTGCACAGCCGGGACGCGCTCGGTTCCGGCGAGTCGAGCCGGCGGCTCTTCGCGGTGGCCGCCTGGCGCGAGGCGCCCTTCTTCGACGAGCGGGAGCGGACCGCGCTGGCGCTCACCGACGCGGTGACCCGTCTCGGCGACCACGGCGTACCCGACGACGTCTGGGAAGCCGCCGCGAAGGTGTGGTCGGAGAAGGAGCTGGCGGACCTCGTCCTCGCGATTGCCACAATCAACGTGTGGAACCGACTGGCGGTCACCATGCGTACGGAGCCCCCGGCACAGGTGTGA
- the sigJ gene encoding RNA polymerase sigma factor SigJ, which produces MTTEATQAAGALQAHRPMLLGLAYRLLGSRHDAEDVLQEAYLRWLAVDRSTVAEPRRYLSRVVTRLALDRLRARQASRETYVGPWLPEPVPTEPSPFGPLDRAELRDSVSIALLHVLERLTPPERAVYVLHTAFDLPYAEIAEILDRTPEDCRQLHHRAVSRVRQEQRRFTAGRSERERLLDAFLAAARDGDLATLTSLVAADATAWNDGGGRARAARNPVNGADRVARFFAGVYGPPRKWSFRRLELNGEPAALLTSGDGNRYALTVAAADGRITGIYVVGNPAKVPPVD; this is translated from the coding sequence GTGACGACCGAGGCGACGCAGGCGGCCGGTGCGCTCCAGGCGCACCGGCCGATGCTGCTCGGGCTGGCGTACCGCCTGCTCGGAAGCCGCCACGACGCCGAGGACGTGCTCCAGGAGGCGTACCTGCGCTGGTTGGCCGTGGACCGTTCGACGGTGGCCGAGCCGCGCCGCTACCTGTCCCGGGTCGTCACCCGGCTGGCCCTGGACCGGCTGCGGGCCCGGCAGGCGAGCCGCGAGACGTACGTCGGGCCGTGGCTGCCCGAGCCGGTGCCGACCGAGCCCTCCCCGTTCGGGCCGTTGGACCGCGCCGAGTTACGCGACTCGGTGTCCATCGCCCTGTTGCACGTGCTGGAGCGGCTCACCCCGCCGGAGCGCGCCGTGTACGTCCTGCACACCGCCTTCGACCTGCCGTACGCCGAGATCGCGGAGATCCTGGACCGGACCCCCGAGGACTGCCGGCAGCTGCACCACCGGGCGGTTTCCCGGGTACGCCAGGAGCAGCGCCGGTTCACCGCCGGCCGCTCCGAACGCGAGCGCCTGCTGGACGCCTTCCTCGCCGCCGCCCGCGACGGTGACCTGGCGACGTTGACCAGCCTGGTCGCCGCGGATGCCACCGCGTGGAACGACGGTGGTGGGCGGGCGCGGGCCGCCCGCAACCCGGTCAACGGGGCGGACCGGGTCGCCCGCTTCTTCGCCGGGGTCTACGGCCCACCCCGGAAGTGGTCGTTCCGTCGGCTGGAGCTGAACGGCGAACCCGCCGCCCTGCTCACCAGCGGGGACGGCAACCGTTACGCGCTGACCGTCGCGGCGGCCGACGGCCGGATCACCGGGATCTACGTGGTCGGCAACCCGGCGAAGGTGCCGCCGGTCGACTGA
- a CDS encoding VOC family protein, whose translation MANGGNRPIAPVRKLIGTVLGTVATFVVLFGLGMTSWAIVALGVALLVLAIALATVRGGGRTWVVGVGHVHSASEPPTQYAFGRCELQLVIDAPGLPPRSKKIIEPRVPVSKWPSLGQTLPIRVALDDQRHVKVLWDEVPTHAETAAAVADLPPEFADADAMDEVLIQQDAPPWADRAPDDDFRDDFRDPHGDPFRDPHGDPVRSDPLRSDPLRDDPGVASEEREPVVVHQTPGGPVLEGVLVEPQASGLPRRATPAPRTAPEERFDEPDTDRYDPPRDDLSTPDPADPPPVQRVDPLSAQRSDPLSAQRSDPPPAQRSGPGAADPLDPLDLPLDDPSPTTAGRETVTDEELDQAIFGFDAASAADPTAPISGVGLTLLVTDLSRSLGFYRDMLGFTEVDQGAHNAVLASGTTRLVLREVTGAAPISRRLVHVNLEVNDIEAAYERLRGSGVRFTYAPRVVNRGSKLEVWAAAFRDPDGHGIALTQWRERADA comes from the coding sequence GTGGCGAATGGCGGGAACCGGCCCATCGCGCCGGTACGCAAACTGATCGGCACGGTGCTGGGCACCGTGGCCACCTTCGTCGTCCTCTTCGGGCTGGGCATGACCAGTTGGGCCATCGTGGCTCTCGGAGTCGCCCTGCTGGTGCTGGCCATCGCCCTGGCGACCGTACGCGGCGGCGGGCGCACCTGGGTGGTCGGCGTCGGGCACGTGCACAGCGCCTCCGAACCACCCACCCAGTACGCGTTCGGCCGCTGCGAACTCCAGTTGGTCATCGACGCGCCCGGCCTGCCACCACGATCAAAGAAGATCATCGAACCTCGGGTGCCGGTCTCCAAGTGGCCGTCGCTGGGCCAGACCCTGCCGATCCGGGTCGCGCTGGACGACCAGCGGCACGTCAAGGTCCTCTGGGACGAGGTGCCGACCCACGCCGAGACCGCCGCCGCCGTCGCCGACCTCCCGCCGGAGTTCGCCGACGCCGACGCGATGGACGAGGTGCTGATCCAGCAGGACGCCCCACCGTGGGCCGACCGCGCGCCGGACGACGACTTCCGGGACGACTTCCGCGACCCGCACGGCGACCCCTTCCGCGACCCGCACGGCGACCCGGTGCGCTCCGATCCCCTGCGTTCGGATCCCCTGCGCGACGACCCGGGTGTCGCGTCCGAGGAGCGCGAGCCGGTGGTGGTGCACCAGACCCCGGGCGGCCCGGTGTTGGAGGGCGTCCTCGTCGAACCCCAGGCCAGCGGGCTGCCCCGACGGGCCACCCCGGCGCCGCGCACGGCCCCCGAGGAGCGCTTCGACGAGCCCGACACCGACCGGTACGACCCCCCGCGCGACGACCTGTCGACCCCGGACCCCGCCGACCCGCCACCCGTTCAGCGCGTCGACCCACTCAGCGCGCAGCGCTCCGACCCGCTGAGCGCCCAACGCTCCGACCCGCCACCCGCGCAGCGCTCCGGACCGGGCGCGGCCGACCCACTGGATCCGCTCGACCTGCCGCTGGACGACCCCTCCCCGACCACCGCGGGCCGCGAGACCGTCACCGACGAGGAACTGGACCAGGCGATCTTCGGGTTCGACGCGGCGTCAGCCGCGGATCCGACCGCGCCGATCAGCGGGGTCGGGCTCACCCTGCTGGTCACCGACCTGTCCCGGTCGCTCGGCTTCTACCGCGACATGCTCGGCTTCACCGAGGTCGACCAGGGCGCCCACAACGCCGTACTCGCCTCCGGCACGACCCGGCTCGTCCTGCGCGAGGTGACCGGGGCCGCGCCGATCAGCCGCCGCCTGGTGCACGTCAACCTCGAGGTGAACGACATCGAAGCGGCGTACGAGCGGCTCCGTGGATCAGGCGTCCGCTTCACGTACGCACCCCGGGTGGTCAACCGGGGCAGCAAGCTGGAGGTGTGGGCGGCGGCGTTCCGTGACCCCGACGGCCACGGCATCGCCCTCACCCAGTGGCGCGAACGCGCCGACGCCTGA
- a CDS encoding folylpolyglutamate synthase/dihydrofolate synthase family protein — MTDRTDFAAVEAELNARGFTRMVFELDRIESLLDLLGSPQRAYPAIHLTGTNGKTSTARMIDSLLRAFGLHTGRYTSPHLETVRERISLDGEPVSEERFASVYREIKPLAELVDARSDEPLTYFDMTTALAFATFADAPVDIAVVEVGLGGAEDATNVIQAGVCVITPIGLDHTEWLGDTLQDIALAKAGIIHPGATVIAAAQEEEAARPLLERCAEVGATIAREGGEFGVLRRAVAVGGQVLTIQGLGGVYDDVFIPLHGAHQAQNAAVALAAVEAFLGAGARRQLDIEAVREGFASASSPGRLERVRSAPTVLLDGAHNPHGMAATVTALQEEFAFSKLVAVVGVLADKDAEALLELLEPVADLVVVTRNSSPRAMPVAELAALATEVFGEERVESAEEMPDAIELAVALAEEDVPGELSGVGVLVTGSVVTVADARRLLKR; from the coding sequence GTGACCGACCGTACCGATTTCGCCGCCGTCGAGGCGGAGCTGAACGCCCGTGGTTTCACCCGCATGGTCTTCGAGCTGGACCGGATCGAGTCGTTGCTCGACCTGCTCGGTAGCCCACAGCGGGCGTACCCGGCGATCCACCTGACCGGCACCAACGGCAAGACCTCCACCGCGCGAATGATCGACTCGCTGTTGCGGGCGTTCGGGCTGCACACCGGCCGCTACACCAGCCCGCACCTGGAGACCGTGCGGGAGCGGATCAGCCTGGACGGGGAGCCGGTCAGCGAGGAGCGGTTCGCGTCGGTCTACCGGGAGATCAAGCCGCTGGCCGAGTTGGTCGACGCGCGGTCCGACGAGCCGCTGACGTACTTCGACATGACCACGGCGTTGGCGTTCGCCACGTTCGCCGACGCGCCCGTCGACATCGCTGTGGTCGAGGTGGGGCTCGGCGGCGCCGAGGACGCCACGAACGTGATCCAGGCCGGCGTCTGCGTGATCACGCCGATCGGGCTGGACCACACCGAGTGGCTCGGCGACACGCTTCAGGACATCGCGCTGGCCAAGGCCGGCATCATCCACCCGGGCGCCACCGTGATCGCGGCCGCCCAGGAGGAGGAGGCGGCGCGTCCACTCCTGGAACGCTGCGCCGAGGTCGGGGCCACCATCGCGCGGGAGGGCGGCGAGTTCGGCGTCCTGCGCCGGGCGGTCGCGGTCGGCGGCCAGGTGCTCACCATCCAGGGCCTGGGCGGTGTGTACGACGACGTGTTCATTCCGCTGCACGGTGCCCACCAGGCGCAGAACGCCGCGGTGGCGCTGGCGGCGGTGGAGGCGTTCCTGGGCGCCGGGGCCCGCCGGCAGCTCGACATCGAGGCGGTCCGGGAGGGCTTCGCCTCGGCCAGCTCGCCGGGTCGGCTGGAGCGGGTCCGGAGCGCACCCACCGTCCTGCTGGACGGCGCGCACAACCCGCACGGCATGGCCGCGACGGTCACCGCCCTGCAGGAGGAGTTCGCCTTCAGCAAGCTGGTGGCGGTGGTCGGCGTACTCGCCGACAAGGACGCGGAGGCCCTGCTGGAGCTGTTGGAGCCGGTGGCCGACCTGGTGGTGGTCACCCGCAACAGCTCGCCACGGGCGATGCCGGTGGCGGAACTCGCCGCGCTGGCCACCGAGGTGTTCGGCGAGGAGCGGGTGGAGTCGGCCGAGGAGATGCCGGACGCGATCGAGCTGGCGGTGGCTCTGGCCGAGGAGGACGTCCCCGGTGAGCTCAGCGGGGTCGGGGTCCTGGTAACCGGGTCGGTGGTCACCGTCGCCGACGCCCGCCGGCTGTTGAAGCGATGA
- the ndk gene encoding nucleoside-diphosphate kinase: MSSNSPDERSLVLIKPDAVRRGLVGEVLSRFERKGLRIDAMVHRTMDAALADEHYAEHVDKAFYPPLKDFMTGGPLVALVLSGDQVIDVVRGLVGATDGRKAAAGTIRGDLSLSNRENLVHASDSPDSAKREIALWFPELG; encoded by the coding sequence GTGTCCAGCAACAGCCCGGATGAGCGCAGCCTCGTTCTGATCAAGCCCGACGCGGTCCGCCGCGGCCTGGTCGGCGAGGTCCTCTCCCGCTTCGAGCGCAAGGGGCTGCGGATCGACGCGATGGTGCACCGGACGATGGACGCGGCGCTCGCCGACGAGCACTACGCCGAGCACGTCGACAAGGCGTTCTACCCGCCGTTGAAGGACTTCATGACCGGCGGTCCGCTGGTCGCCCTGGTGCTCTCCGGTGACCAGGTCATCGACGTGGTCCGTGGGCTGGTCGGCGCGACCGACGGCCGGAAGGCCGCCGCCGGCACCATCCGGGGCGACCTGTCGCTGTCCAACCGGGAGAACCTGGTGCACGCCTCCGACTCTCCGGACAGCGCCAAGCGCGAGATCGCGCTCTGGTTCCCCGAGCTGGGCTGA